A window of Montipora foliosa isolate CH-2021 unplaced genomic scaffold, ASM3666993v2 scaffold_483, whole genome shotgun sequence contains these coding sequences:
- the LOC137989976 gene encoding uncharacterized protein — MLVHIFGATSSPCCANKALKQTAEDNKTRLSPEDVKTIQRNFCVDDLLKTVATTESAITLENHLVSVLKEGGFHLTKFTSNSDRVLRAFPQEELPNPSINLDLDEVSIGRTLGLHWDALSNNLQFKVTSTNKPPTKRGILSTVSSFFGPLGFLGPFLLPVKVILQQLWRIDIVSSDTRTSLSSMEQLAKVHVICCQLEDSAMFQVFL, encoded by the coding sequence ATGCTCGTCCATATTTTTGGAGCAACTTCGTCACCTTGTTGCGCAAATAAGGCATTGAAACAGACGGCAGAAGATAACAAAACTCGTCTAAGTCCCGAAGATGTCAAGACAATCCAGAGGAATTTCTGTGTTGACGATCTGTTGAAGACTGTGGCAACTACGGAGTCAGCGATTACGTTAGAAAACCATCTTGTAAGTGTCTTGAAAGAAGGTGGATTCCATCTTACGAAGTTTACAAGCAACAGCGACAGGGTTCTCAGAGCCTTTCCTCAAGAGGAGTTACCAAACCCGTCCATCAACCTCGACCTTGACGAAGTCTCCATCGGACGGACTCTGGGCTTACACTGGGATGCGCTATCTAATAACCTTCAATTCAAGGTTACTTCTACTAACAAACCTCCAACCAAACGTGGCATTCTGTCCACTGTCAGCTCATTCTTTGGCCCTCTTGGTTTTCTCGGTCCATTTCTTCTTCCGGTCAAAGTTATTCTTCAGCAGCTATGGAGAATTGATATTGTATCATCCGATACAAGGACCTCTCTTAGCTCAATGGAACAATTGGCTAAAGTCCATGTCATATGTTGCCAACTTGAAGATTCCGCGATGTTTCAAGTCTTTCTCTGA
- the LOC137989975 gene encoding uncharacterized protein, which translates to METTRWTHLQLVPFHDVERRKVSILIGTGIQEAFIPLEVRRGKPNEPFAIRSCLGWSVLSGSLGAANKHLFNLNFVSAEDTSLSRQLEEFWRVEPCGTLNNIISFAEGHYQMGLLWKHEDLHLPFNRSLAETRLKALKGRFRRSPELETKYRSVVNNYVATGYARQLSKEEASSKYKITWYLPHHPVFNINKPNKIRVVFDAAAKFNGTSLNDRLCHGPDLTNNLVGVLIRFRQEKIAFNADIEAMFHQVKVLTKDADALRFLW; encoded by the coding sequence ATGGAAACGACTCGTTGGACCCACCTTCAACTCGTACCATTCCATGACGTCGAGAGGAGGAAGGTGTCTATTCTTATCGGAACTGGTATCCAAGAAGCCTTCATTCCTCTAGAAGTCCGAAGAGGTAAACCTAACGAGCCCTTCGCAATACGATCTTGTCTTGGATGGAGCGTCCTTAGTGGTTCCCTTGGTGCCGCCAATAAACACCTATTCAATCTGAATTTCGTATCAGCTGAAGATACGTCCCTCAGCCGTCAACTGGAAGAATTTTGGCGAGTTGAGCCTTGTGGAACTCTGAACAACATCATCTCGTTTGCCGAAGGTCATTACCAGATGGGACTTCTTTGGAAGCATGAGGACCTTCATCTTCCGTTTAACAGATCTTTAGCGGAGACCCGTCTCAAGGCCTTAAAAGGAAGATTTCGTCGAAGTCCTGAGCTTGAAACGAAGTATCGATCCGTCGTAAATAACTACGTTGCGACAGGATACGCAAGACAACTAAGCAAAGAAGAAGCCTCCTCCAAGTACAAGATTACATGGTACCTGCCTCACCATCCAGTGTTCAATATAAACAAACCCAATAAGATCCGGGTGGTATTTGATGCTGCCGCCAAGTTCAATGGAACATCACTGAACGATCGACTGTGCCACGGTCCAGACCTGACAAACAATCTGGTAGGAGTACTCATTCGCTTCCGACAGGAGAAAATTGCGTTCAATGCCGACATAGAGGCGATGTTTCATCAAGTTAAAGTTCTAACCAAAGATGCAGATGCCTTGAGGTTCCTGTGGTAG